The Pirellulales bacterium genome contains a region encoding:
- a CDS encoding GNAT family N-acetyltransferase: MTALRVTPHNNFAELAAHRDCWNQLAAGLPFLEWEWLESWWRHYGHEAGRLRSGHELLLLAVWEGDQLLGVAPWYLQRTVAYGNVIRFLGSGEVCGDYLSILSRPPQARAVDEAIADWLHGCAVGTQNDGMTWDLLELTGVLESELATRGLAVFMLDRGHWVETVHLMSGWRIPLPQTWEEYVERLSKSHRKNVRRVDRLLKDNPDYQLRRTATSADFDKNWATLVDLHRRRWQLQGQAGCFESRRFADFHLEQAQRLLAAGRLELLILDYAGTPIAAEYQFRGAAGMFAYQAGIHPDYLEHEPGRMVGIAAIQGAISREEAYYDLLRGDEPYKAHWRAEPRPLVTLRIVPNRLVSKWRYRWQSTRHSVKRWLKQSWQDWVLATTDTTQFSG; this comes from the coding sequence ATGACCGCATTACGCGTCACACCACACAATAACTTTGCCGAATTAGCTGCCCACCGCGACTGCTGGAATCAGTTGGCGGCGGGATTGCCATTTTTGGAATGGGAATGGCTGGAAAGCTGGTGGCGGCACTATGGCCACGAAGCGGGTCGCCTACGCTCCGGGCATGAATTGCTACTCTTGGCCGTGTGGGAGGGTGACCAACTGCTGGGGGTGGCCCCTTGGTATCTCCAACGGACAGTCGCCTATGGCAACGTGATCCGCTTTTTAGGCTCCGGAGAGGTCTGCGGCGATTATCTGTCGATCTTGTCACGGCCCCCACAAGCCCGCGCGGTGGACGAAGCTATTGCCGATTGGCTGCATGGCTGCGCTGTGGGAACCCAAAATGACGGTATGACGTGGGACCTGCTGGAATTAACGGGGGTGCTAGAGTCCGAACTAGCCACGCGGGGGCTGGCGGTCTTTATGCTGGACCGGGGGCATTGGGTGGAGACGGTCCACCTGATGAGTGGCTGGCGGATTCCCTTGCCGCAAACCTGGGAAGAGTATGTGGAACGCCTGTCCAAATCACACCGTAAAAACGTCCGCCGCGTCGACAGACTGCTAAAAGACAACCCCGACTATCAATTACGCCGCACCGCCACGTCGGCGGACTTTGACAAAAATTGGGCAACATTAGTGGATCTGCATCGGCGGCGTTGGCAGTTGCAGGGGCAAGCAGGCTGCTTTGAATCGCGGCGATTTGCGGATTTTCACCTGGAGCAGGCGCAACGGTTGCTAGCCGCCGGGCGATTGGAACTCTTGATCCTGGATTACGCGGGAACGCCCATCGCGGCGGAATATCAGTTTCGCGGCGCGGCGGGGATGTTTGCCTATCAGGCGGGGATTCACCCTGACTATCTGGAACACGAACCAGGTCGCATGGTCGGCATTGCCGCGATTCAAGGGGCGATTTCCCGCGAAGAGGCCTACTACGACCTCTTACGCGGCGATGAACCGTACAAGGCCCATTGGCGGGCCGAACCGCGCCCGCTTGTCACCCTGCGAATCGTGCCCAATCGCCTGGTTTCCAAGTGGCGCTATCGTTGGCAAAGCACGCGGCATTCGGTCAAACGCTGGCTCAAGCAAAGCTGGCAAGATTGGGTGCTGGCCACCACCGACACCACGCAATTTAGTGGGTAG
- a CDS encoding GNAT family N-acetyltransferase, giving the protein MVQTQQNLSLTVVDTPELPSALAADWRRLAAGMPLHDWDWYEPWWRHYRTTRDRLCVLVAHDTDRQVRGIIPWYQSRSLASGKVLRFLGDNEICTDYQSLLALPQDGPAVGRTVAHWLLAEGSDRWDLLDWRGKTADDSALCELSQILESQGATFQRKELENSWRIELPDTWEAYLRECISKSRREKVRYLERRYFKSGRAVHHVLESPAQIDEYLNILVELHQARRAELGDAGCFADPAFLRFHREVMQRMAATGRLRLHYVTLDGQPAAAEYSLLGDDGQYYYQSGMQPKLGHDKPGWLCLMSSLRLAIESKLKFFDFLRGNEAYKASWGARPIPLAQRRIAARNPLSQLRNAVRVAGERFRHWAKSCLRPVPPAASEPPPTLTN; this is encoded by the coding sequence ATGGTTCAGACACAACAAAACTTATCGCTGACGGTCGTGGACACACCAGAGCTACCCAGCGCGCTGGCCGCCGATTGGCGCCGCCTGGCCGCGGGGATGCCGCTGCATGATTGGGACTGGTACGAACCGTGGTGGCGGCATTATCGCACCACGCGCGACCGCCTGTGTGTCTTGGTGGCCCATGATACCGACCGCCAAGTGCGGGGCATTATTCCCTGGTACCAATCCCGCTCCCTGGCCAGCGGCAAAGTTCTGCGGTTTTTAGGCGATAACGAAATTTGCACCGATTACCAGTCCCTGCTGGCACTCCCCCAGGATGGCCCCGCCGTGGGTCGGACAGTGGCACATTGGCTGCTGGCCGAGGGGAGCGACCGCTGGGACTTGTTGGACTGGCGGGGCAAAACGGCGGATGACTCGGCCCTTTGTGAATTAAGCCAGATCCTGGAATCCCAGGGAGCCACTTTCCAACGCAAAGAGCTAGAAAATAGCTGGCGGATCGAACTTCCCGACACCTGGGAAGCTTACTTGCGGGAATGCATCTCGAAATCACGCCGCGAAAAAGTCCGCTATTTGGAGCGACGTTACTTTAAATCGGGCCGCGCGGTGCATCATGTCCTGGAATCCCCCGCGCAAATCGATGAATACCTGAACATTTTGGTCGAATTGCACCAGGCCCGACGCGCGGAACTGGGTGACGCCGGCTGTTTCGCCGATCCCGCGTTTTTACGATTTCACCGCGAGGTCATGCAGCGGATGGCCGCCACGGGAAGGCTGCGCCTGCATTATGTCACGCTAGATGGCCAGCCCGCCGCCGCTGAATACAGTTTGCTGGGTGATGACGGCCAATATTACTACCAAAGCGGCATGCAGCCCAAGTTAGGCCATGACAAGCCGGGCTGGTTATGCCTGATGTCGTCGCTACGGCTGGCGATTGAGTCGAAACTGAAATTTTTTGATTTTTTACGGGGCAACGAGGCCTACAAGGCTTCCTGGGGGGCGCGACCTATTCCGCTGGCCCAACGGCGGATTGCCGCGCGTAATCCGCTTTCCCAGTTGCGCAACGCGGTCCGCGTGGCGGGGGAACGGTTTCGCCATTGGGCCAAATCGTGCCTGCGCCCCGTCCCCCCCGCGGCATCCGAGCCTCCCCCGACACTTACAAATTGA
- a CDS encoding polysaccharide deacetylase family protein, with translation MKLPASLRKVLLGLYYGGTLPYRLWNNARLYAAGRAPILVFFYHRIAHDRCVPWSHTNEEFARQIHWLRDNFELISLAEVQRRIRAGLNDRPAACITFDDGYAENCDHALPLLIEEQIPCTYFVCTHYILEQQPFPHDIARGFRLPPNTVEQIRHMAAGGIEIGAHTRTHADMGKIHDPRLIREEVCASGQELEQILGQRVRYFAFPYGLQKNMTSAAFQMAREHGYDGVTSAYGDYNYPGDDAFHIRRIHADDMLVLRNWATLDPRKLGNPVPCHYELPTNQPVSASPGERELTDSCQIAAT, from the coding sequence ATGAAATTGCCCGCAAGTCTGCGCAAGGTGTTGTTGGGTTTGTATTATGGCGGCACGCTGCCGTACCGGCTGTGGAATAACGCCCGGCTGTACGCGGCGGGACGCGCGCCGATTTTGGTCTTTTTTTATCATCGGATCGCGCACGATCGCTGCGTTCCCTGGAGCCATACCAACGAGGAATTTGCCCGGCAAATTCACTGGCTGCGGGACAACTTTGAATTAATCTCGCTGGCGGAGGTTCAACGGCGAATCCGCGCGGGGTTAAATGACCGCCCCGCCGCCTGCATCACCTTTGACGATGGTTACGCCGAAAACTGCGACCACGCCCTGCCGCTGCTGATCGAAGAGCAAATTCCCTGCACCTATTTTGTCTGCACGCATTACATTTTAGAGCAGCAGCCTTTTCCACATGATATTGCCCGCGGATTTCGCCTCCCCCCCAATACCGTGGAACAAATCCGCCACATGGCCGCGGGGGGAATCGAAATCGGCGCCCACACCCGCACCCACGCCGATATGGGCAAAATTCACGATCCCCGGCTGATTCGGGAGGAAGTGTGCGCCAGCGGACAAGAGTTGGAGCAGATCCTCGGTCAGCGCGTGCGGTATTTTGCCTTTCCCTATGGCTTGCAAAAAAACATGACCAGCGCGGCGTTCCAGATGGCGCGGGAGCATGGCTATGACGGCGTGACCTCGGCCTATGGCGACTACAACTATCCCGGGGATGACGCTTTTCATATCCGCCGGATTCATGCCGATGACATGCTGGTGCTGCGCAATTGGGCGACGCTGGACCCGCGCAAACTGGGTAATCCCGTTCCTTGTCATTACGAATTACCCACGAACCAACCAGTTTCTGCCTCTCCGGGGGAGCGGGAGTTGACGGACAGCTGCCAAATCGCCGCCACCTGA
- a CDS encoding lipopolysaccharide biosynthesis protein — protein MSRGTLLTPVNADLGSSAELEDFPCALSPVEETQGGWDMPALPLEYAACDAELEQTAALVEVDASYSVPTPSTGESTLAQSVVILLVMSIAQRVVGLARGLLVCLWLTPALLGTWDLANRFFFLAAPLIVLGVPGTFGRYLEHYRQRGVLRTVLFRTAVACGGLSLLAWGALLAAPGFFAEQVFGSPAQEGLLVLSATCLLAVIAFNYLSEALVALRLVRVNAILQFLTSIGFAALSIGLLWGWRTDAAALIVAYAGSCLLLVIGGGWYLRHYWRELPADHGQLGHGEMWAKLLPFAGWIWLTNLLTNSYESAGRYMIVHHSGLAEYDALVGNYHAAQLVPGLIITLASMFGGILLPYLSRDWEAGRRGAVSDTLNLSLKLLTFLNVAAAAGVLFVGHGVFEYALRGKYPEGERILHLALANCAWSAAAVIAQMYLWCAEKARWGCLALALGLVVNVLLNWLWLPQGGLAGGMLATAVASLAMLGVLYGLCVWLGMRLDGQTVAISVLPGILLLGLWPTLALLAGIAGMAISRPQWLFSTDELQTLARYNWLSRRQKNSA, from the coding sequence ATGAGTCGCGGCACATTGCTTACCCCCGTTAACGCAGACCTAGGCTCCTCAGCGGAGCTGGAAGACTTTCCCTGCGCTCTTTCCCCCGTGGAGGAAACACAGGGGGGATGGGATATGCCAGCTTTGCCCCTGGAATATGCGGCCTGCGATGCCGAATTGGAACAAACCGCGGCCCTGGTGGAAGTCGACGCTTCATATTCCGTACCAACGCCATCCACGGGAGAATCCACCCTCGCCCAATCCGTGGTGATCCTGCTGGTCATGTCGATCGCACAGCGGGTCGTGGGACTGGCGCGGGGACTTTTAGTCTGCTTGTGGTTAACCCCCGCGCTTTTGGGAACGTGGGATCTGGCCAATCGCTTTTTCTTTTTGGCGGCACCGCTGATTGTCCTGGGCGTGCCGGGAACCTTTGGCCGCTACCTGGAACATTATCGTCAACGGGGGGTTCTACGGACGGTGCTATTTCGCACGGCGGTGGCGTGCGGGGGGCTGAGTTTGCTGGCCTGGGGGGCGCTCTTGGCCGCGCCGGGGTTTTTTGCCGAGCAGGTCTTTGGCAGCCCCGCCCAAGAAGGGTTGCTAGTCTTGTCGGCGACCTGTTTATTGGCGGTGATCGCGTTTAACTATCTGAGCGAGGCGCTTGTCGCCCTGCGGCTGGTGCGGGTCAATGCCATTTTGCAGTTTTTGACCTCAATTGGTTTTGCGGCGCTGAGCATCGGATTATTGTGGGGCTGGCGGACGGATGCCGCGGCGCTCATCGTCGCGTATGCGGGCTCCTGTTTGCTGTTGGTGATCGGCGGTGGCTGGTATCTGCGCCATTACTGGCGGGAACTTCCAGCGGATCACGGCCAGTTGGGCCATGGCGAAATGTGGGCCAAATTGCTCCCCTTTGCCGGTTGGATCTGGCTGACAAATTTGTTAACCAACAGCTATGAGAGCGCCGGTCGCTACATGATCGTGCATCACTCGGGATTGGCGGAATATGACGCTTTGGTGGGAAATTACCATGCGGCGCAACTTGTTCCCGGCTTGATCATTACCCTGGCCAGCATGTTCGGCGGGATTTTGTTACCCTATTTGTCGCGAGATTGGGAGGCGGGTCGCCGGGGGGCGGTCTCGGACACGCTCAATTTGTCACTCAAACTGCTCACCTTTTTGAATGTCGCCGCCGCCGCCGGCGTGCTCTTTGTCGGACATGGGGTCTTTGAATATGCCTTGCGGGGCAAGTATCCCGAAGGAGAACGGATTTTACATTTGGCCCTGGCGAATTGCGCCTGGAGCGCGGCCGCCGTGATCGCGCAAATGTATTTATGGTGCGCCGAGAAAGCCCGCTGGGGTTGTCTGGCCCTGGCGCTGGGGTTGGTGGTGAATGTGCTGCTGAATTGGCTTTGGCTCCCCCAGGGGGGATTGGCCGGGGGAATGCTGGCCACCGCCGTGGCCAGCCTGGCCATGCTGGGCGTGTTGTACGGCCTGTGCGTCTGGCTGGGGATGCGCCTGGATGGGCAAACCGTGGCGATTTCGGTCTTGCCGGGCATCTTGCTGCTGGGATTATGGCCGACGTTGGCTCTGCTGGCGGGAATCGCGGGGATGGCGATATCACGGCCCCAATGGCTATTCTCCACTGATGAACTACAAACCCTCGCCCGCTACAATTGGCTATCGCGGCGACAAAAAAATTCAGCGTAG
- a CDS encoding histidine phosphatase family protein — protein sequence MILYLIRHGESVSNAAGRIQGQLDIPLSDLGQRQSAALARYLSQIPLDAVISSPLRRAAETAAPIAASQGLSVRYEPLLREIHAGVFQGLLWSEISERYPDYAAPWLGQEPDFIIPGGESRRQLQTRGMAGLAAVRALGLRTVAIVAHGGVLSAALKGYLEIPCQRRCISLCNASISKVRWEEEFQLVTLNQLEHLRAEGLDREDNTGNL from the coding sequence ATGATTTTGTATCTGATCCGTCATGGTGAAAGCGTCTCGAACGCCGCGGGGCGGATTCAGGGGCAACTGGATATCCCCCTCTCGGACTTGGGGCAGCGGCAAAGCGCGGCCTTGGCCCGTTATCTTTCGCAAATTCCCCTCGATGCGGTGATCAGCAGTCCGTTGCGGCGGGCGGCGGAGACGGCGGCCCCCATCGCCGCCAGCCAGGGACTTAGCGTGCGGTATGAGCCGCTCTTGCGGGAAATTCACGCCGGGGTGTTTCAGGGATTGCTGTGGAGCGAAATTTCCGAGCGATATCCCGACTATGCTGCTCCGTGGCTGGGGCAGGAGCCGGACTTTATCATTCCCGGGGGCGAATCCCGACGGCAGTTGCAAACTCGAGGGATGGCGGGTCTGGCCGCGGTGCGGGCATTAGGTCTGCGGACAGTGGCGATTGTCGCGCATGGAGGGGTCTTATCCGCCGCGCTCAAAGGATACTTGGAAATTCCTTGCCAGCGACGTTGCATTAGCCTGTGCAATGCCTCTATCAGCAAAGTTCGCTGGGAAGAAGAATTTCAGTTAGTGACGCTGAATCAACTGGAGCATCTGCGCGCCGAAGGGCTGGATCGGGAAGATAACACGGGCAACCTGTAA
- the aroB gene encoding 3-dehydroquinate synthase, which yields MPNVSVALGPRSYDIVIGQNLLAHAGQFVQSRLRASHVVVVTDENVEPLYGEVVLKSLAGVTERCDMVGIPAGETSKSVDCLAALWEKLLEFGTDRKSAIVALGGGVVGDLAGFLAASYARGLAFLQIPTTLLAQVDSSVGGKTGINLSTAKNLVGAFWQPRGVLIDTNTLQSQTARDFASGLAEVIKYGVIQDAEFFEFLEAHPAQLLARDAETLGQVVARCCELKAAVVTQDEREETGLRAILNYGHTFAHALEAVSGYGELLHGEAVAIGMDCAARLAMRLGRIDASLVERQRALLRGVGLPVTVPPLDLDALIQSMSHDKKVEHGRLRFVLPSRLGHVELVGDIPPELVREILAGGD from the coding sequence ATGCCAAATGTTTCGGTGGCCTTAGGCCCACGCAGTTATGACATTGTGATTGGCCAAAATTTGCTGGCGCATGCGGGGCAGTTTGTCCAATCGCGGTTGCGGGCCAGCCACGTGGTGGTGGTGACCGACGAGAACGTGGAGCCACTTTATGGCGAAGTGGTGCTAAAGTCGCTGGCGGGTGTGACGGAGCGTTGTGACATGGTGGGGATTCCCGCGGGAGAGACAAGCAAATCGGTCGATTGCCTGGCGGCCCTGTGGGAAAAACTGCTCGAGTTCGGAACCGATCGCAAATCGGCAATTGTCGCGCTGGGTGGCGGAGTTGTAGGCGATCTGGCTGGTTTTTTGGCGGCATCCTACGCGCGGGGGTTGGCCTTTTTGCAAATTCCGACCACGCTGCTCGCCCAGGTTGATAGCTCTGTCGGGGGCAAGACCGGGATCAATCTCTCCACGGCAAAAAATCTGGTGGGGGCGTTTTGGCAGCCGCGGGGGGTGCTAATCGACACCAACACGTTGCAATCACAGACGGCGCGGGACTTTGCCAGCGGCCTGGCGGAAGTGATCAAGTATGGCGTGATCCAGGACGCGGAGTTTTTTGAATTTCTCGAGGCGCATCCCGCGCAACTGCTGGCCCGCGACGCGGAAACACTAGGCCAGGTGGTCGCCCGCTGCTGCGAACTCAAAGCGGCCGTGGTGACGCAAGACGAGCGGGAAGAAACCGGCCTGCGGGCGATTTTAAACTATGGGCATACATTTGCCCACGCGCTCGAGGCCGTGAGCGGCTATGGCGAACTGCTGCATGGCGAGGCGGTCGCCATTGGCATGGACTGCGCCGCTCGTTTGGCGATGCGCCTCGGGCGTATCGATGCCAGTTTGGTTGAGCGTCAACGCGCGTTACTGCGGGGGGTCGGTTTACCCGTGACGGTGCCGCCGCTCGATCTTGACGCCCTTATTCAATCCATGAGCCATGACAAAAAAGTCGAGCATGGCCGATTGCGCTTTGTGCTGCCCAGCCGCTTGGGACATGTCGAACTGGTGGGGGATATTCCGCCTGAATTGGTAAGAGAAATTTTGGCGGGCGGGGATTGA
- a CDS encoding RraA family protein, protein MAQLLSRLAQIDTPTICNVIELFGVVPRNFGYVDRRIQAVFPQLPPMVGYAATAAFRSATPPQTGDAYASLERQLEQFADLAGPAVVVFQDLDDPSVAATFGEVMCSAYRAFGSSGLITSGTGRDIEQVKALNYPVFTGGTVCSHGYCHLLHLGLPVHVGGLTISTGDLLHGDVNGITRIPAEIATEIPDVAREFIAAERIMLDYVQGEGPCDITGFTERRQEFTSMIQQLTTRLRRTG, encoded by the coding sequence ATGGCCCAGTTGCTTAGCCGGTTGGCACAAATTGACACGCCCACAATTTGTAATGTGATTGAGTTGTTTGGAGTGGTGCCGCGAAATTTTGGTTATGTGGATCGGCGGATTCAGGCTGTATTTCCGCAATTACCGCCGATGGTGGGCTATGCGGCGACTGCCGCGTTTCGCAGCGCGACTCCGCCGCAAACCGGCGATGCGTATGCCAGTCTGGAGCGGCAGTTGGAACAATTTGCGGATTTGGCGGGTCCGGCGGTGGTGGTGTTTCAGGATTTGGACGATCCATCCGTCGCGGCCACCTTTGGCGAGGTGATGTGCAGCGCCTACCGCGCGTTTGGCTCGAGCGGGTTAATTACCAGCGGCACAGGACGGGACATCGAACAGGTAAAGGCCCTCAATTATCCCGTCTTTACCGGCGGAACCGTCTGCTCGCATGGCTACTGCCACCTATTACACCTGGGACTGCCGGTGCACGTGGGTGGATTAACGATCTCTACGGGGGATTTATTGCACGGAGATGTCAATGGCATTACCCGGATTCCCGCCGAAATCGCCACGGAGATTCCTGACGTTGCCCGCGAATTTATCGCGGCCGAACGGATCATGCTGGATTATGTCCAAGGGGAAGGCCCCTGCGATATCACGGGGTTTACCGAACGTCGGCAAGAGTTCACCAGCATGATCCAGCAACTTACGACTCGGCTGCGGCGGACTGGCTAA
- a CDS encoding ABC transporter permease has product MFWIAWRMLIGNPGKYLGIVLGVAVSAFLIAQQASIFCGLMNMTASQIRDVKGVDLWVCDESIQFVSESLPMTDTALNRVRGVSGIEWAVKFYRGIAKARLPSGKFQQVILLGLDESSFVGAPQTILRGSLADLNKTDAIIMDDAGYKQLWPNDPDYQLGRTIEMNDRRGVLVGICTASRTFETFPVIYTRFNNAVQYSPTERRTLSYILAKADPDVDIAALCQKINQQTGLAAYTHAQFIDKTIWYFMKNTGIPINFGFVVVLAFIVGAAIAGQTFYLFTVDNIKQFGTLKAMGMTNLRIFFMVMFQSLQVGLIGLGLGLGGAALFGHMTRGNTKLAFLMIWPIPIITLAAVLLIIIIASIFSLWRALTVEPAIVFKG; this is encoded by the coding sequence ATGTTTTGGATCGCGTGGCGAATGCTCATCGGCAATCCCGGCAAATACCTGGGCATTGTGCTGGGCGTGGCTGTTTCGGCGTTTTTGATTGCCCAGCAGGCCAGCATCTTTTGCGGCCTAATGAACATGACGGCCAGCCAGATCCGGGACGTCAAAGGGGTGGATTTATGGGTTTGCGACGAAAGCATCCAGTTTGTCAGCGAGTCCCTGCCGATGACCGACACCGCGCTCAATCGCGTCCGGGGGGTCAGCGGGATTGAATGGGCGGTCAAATTTTATCGCGGAATCGCCAAGGCTCGGCTTCCCAGCGGCAAATTTCAGCAGGTGATCCTCTTGGGCCTGGATGAAAGCAGCTTTGTCGGCGCGCCGCAAACGATTCTGCGGGGGAGCCTGGCCGATTTGAATAAAACCGACGCGATCATCATGGATGACGCGGGTTATAAGCAACTGTGGCCCAATGATCCGGATTACCAGTTGGGCCGCACGATTGAGATGAACGACCGTCGGGGGGTGTTGGTCGGCATTTGCACCGCCTCTCGCACATTTGAGACATTCCCCGTCATTTATACGCGATTCAACAACGCGGTGCAGTACTCGCCGACCGAGCGGCGCACCCTTTCTTATATCCTGGCCAAGGCGGATCCGGATGTGGATATTGCCGCACTATGCCAAAAAATCAACCAGCAAACAGGCCTGGCCGCGTACACCCACGCGCAGTTTATTGACAAAACGATTTGGTATTTTATGAAGAACACCGGCATCCCGATTAACTTTGGATTTGTGGTGGTGCTGGCGTTTATCGTGGGAGCGGCGATCGCCGGGCAGACATTTTATTTGTTTACCGTGGATAATATCAAGCAGTTTGGCACGCTAAAGGCCATGGGCATGACCAACCTGCGCATCTTTTTTATGGTGATGTTTCAATCCTTGCAGGTGGGACTAATCGGCCTGGGGCTGGGCCTGGGAGGAGCCGCCCTGTTCGGCCACATGACCCGCGGCAACACCAAGCTAGCGTTTCTGATGATCTGGCCCATCCCTATTATCACGCTAGCCGCGGTGCTTTTAATCATCATCATCGCAAGTATTTTTAGCCTGTGGCGGGCACTCACCGTGGAACCGGCGATTGTCTTTAAGGGTTAA
- a CDS encoding thioredoxin family protein → MMGNLSLFGGQNHCPGFGGRLLAILVGGLACFLPLVARAVEPQAVAFNEVLKIGDAAPDWSKLTGIDGHEHALAEYAASEVVVLVFTCVTCPTAADYEARIQALIQTHGQIPAGQDHPRVRVIAINSNQGEADSLAAMTAHAQARKFAYPFLADPSQSVARAYGALTTPQFFVLDKERRVAYQGAMDDNSEPAQAKENYVTAAVESLLGGKEVIKTSEPPRGCRIKFARVKR, encoded by the coding sequence ATGATGGGAAATTTATCGCTGTTTGGGGGTCAAAATCATTGCCCGGGGTTTGGCGGACGGCTTTTGGCCATCTTGGTCGGGGGTTTGGCCTGCTTTTTACCCCTTGTGGCGAGAGCCGTCGAGCCGCAAGCGGTGGCCTTTAATGAGGTGCTAAAAATTGGGGATGCCGCCCCAGACTGGAGCAAGCTGACCGGCATTGACGGGCATGAACATGCCCTGGCCGAATATGCCGCCAGCGAGGTGGTGGTGCTGGTCTTTACCTGTGTGACATGCCCGACCGCCGCCGATTATGAAGCCCGGATTCAGGCGTTGATTCAGACCCACGGCCAAATTCCCGCCGGTCAGGATCATCCCCGCGTCCGGGTGATCGCGATTAATTCCAATCAAGGTGAGGCTGATTCGTTAGCGGCTATGACCGCCCACGCCCAGGCGCGCAAGTTTGCGTACCCTTTTCTGGCCGATCCCAGCCAGAGTGTCGCGCGGGCGTACGGAGCGTTGACCACGCCGCAGTTTTTTGTGCTGGATAAAGAACGGCGGGTGGCATACCAGGGGGCGATGGACGACAACAGCGAACCAGCCCAAGCCAAGGAGAATTATGTGACCGCCGCCGTGGAGTCGCTGCTGGGGGGGAAGGAAGTCATCAAAACGAGCGAACCCCCGCGCGGGTGCCGGATCAAATTTGCCCGGGTCAAGCGGTGA